A stretch of the Microcoleus sp. FACHB-68 genome encodes the following:
- a CDS encoding sigma 54-interacting transcriptional regulator: MTHLDTVTWLQERTALSILSAPALSAISQVIEEKIVPANERFVVEDTLPAGLYILKQGRLEANRNNQSAQVWALSLLPGATLHLQELLLDQPAQRTVVTLSECKLWFVPAGLFRELMTQYPEISKAFSQQLAQELAQLSSQLNYEQERQTALRPYLVPKAKRGVVGKSRYAVRLRQQIKQATEDRRSVVIFGEPGLEKDNIAALIHFGSACRREPMIKVNCGVLQTSGAELFGRAGGKPGLLEWLGEGTLLFNNIQELPSELMPQIKELLETGTYKLVGGESLSALNCRARIIMISEKNLPDIERLTGHLIKVPPLRVRKADISAQVDYYISLFCQKKHIAKPQLTPEALRRLQAYDFPSNLRELENLVERALVQSAGANELTEEIVWPAQTKKKQFRVNLLNAYPRLRHFLRSSWWPDRLNNWVILPAYTLVVAVLFLGPQNRAQNFGLNLFWAWWWPLILLGFPFVGRLWCAVCPFMIYGEITQKLSLWLFPRKLKTWPRHEAEQWGGWFLFGLFALIFLWEELWNLENTAYLSACLLLLITAGAMIFSAIFERRFWCRYLCPIGGMNGLFAKLSMTELRAQQGTCSAECTTYQCYKGGPQKGEGLETGGCPLYSHPAQLEDNRDCVLCMTCLKACPHRSVEFNLRPPGIELWTTHTPRIYEVALLMLLLGGVFLHRLPELQSWLNLSLNGSEFWVHLGLSVAALTLPAGIPFLAYGLMQLIHLFFPKNPKPKPFVELAYGYLPLVLGANLAHYLRLGLGEAGRILPVSFATFGLNTQAVPVVVAHPAVIAFLQGTTLIAAVLLSVVLTQKIARQPMRATFPQHIAAVVLAAGLWVLIVSY; the protein is encoded by the coding sequence ATGACACATCTAGACACGGTGACCTGGCTGCAAGAACGAACGGCGCTCAGCATTTTATCGGCACCGGCATTAAGCGCAATCTCACAAGTTATCGAAGAAAAAATCGTGCCGGCGAATGAACGTTTTGTAGTGGAGGATACACTGCCGGCAGGATTGTACATTCTGAAACAAGGACGCTTAGAAGCCAACCGCAATAATCAAAGCGCTCAAGTTTGGGCCTTAAGTTTATTACCGGGAGCGACGTTGCACTTACAAGAATTGCTTTTAGATCAGCCGGCTCAGCGAACCGTCGTGACGCTTAGCGAATGCAAATTATGGTTTGTTCCTGCCGGCCTTTTTCGGGAATTAATGACTCAATACCCGGAAATTAGCAAGGCATTTTCCCAGCAGTTGGCACAAGAACTCGCCCAGTTATCGTCCCAGCTCAACTACGAACAAGAGCGTCAAACCGCCTTGCGTCCCTATCTTGTCCCCAAGGCAAAACGCGGCGTTGTCGGCAAAAGCCGCTATGCAGTGCGTCTGAGACAGCAAATTAAACAAGCAACCGAAGATCGGCGTTCAGTTGTGATTTTTGGGGAACCGGGACTGGAAAAAGATAATATTGCGGCGCTGATTCATTTCGGTTCTGCGTGCCGGCGTGAACCCATGATTAAAGTCAACTGTGGCGTACTGCAAACCAGCGGTGCAGAATTATTTGGACGTGCCGGCGGCAAACCCGGACTACTGGAATGGCTGGGAGAAGGCACTTTATTGTTCAATAACATCCAAGAACTTCCCTCAGAATTGATGCCTCAGATCAAGGAATTGTTGGAAACCGGCACTTACAAATTAGTTGGGGGAGAATCCCTGTCAGCACTCAATTGTCGGGCGCGAATTATTATGATTTCCGAGAAAAACTTGCCCGATATCGAGCGTTTAACCGGCCATTTAATCAAAGTTCCACCCTTGCGGGTGCGTAAAGCGGATATTAGCGCCCAAGTAGACTATTACATTAGCCTTTTTTGTCAGAAAAAACACATTGCTAAACCGCAATTAACCCCGGAAGCCTTGCGCCGGCTGCAAGCTTATGACTTTCCTAGTAATTTGAGGGAGTTAGAAAATCTCGTGGAACGGGCGCTTGTTCAGTCTGCCGGCGCGAATGAACTCACGGAAGAAATTGTTTGGCCGGCACAGACAAAGAAAAAGCAATTTCGTGTCAACCTTTTAAATGCCTATCCCCGCCTGCGCCATTTCTTGCGAAGTTCCTGGTGGCCAGACCGGCTTAACAACTGGGTGATCTTGCCGGCGTATACTTTGGTCGTCGCCGTTTTATTTCTCGGCCCTCAAAATCGCGCCCAGAATTTTGGTTTAAATTTATTCTGGGCGTGGTGGTGGCCGTTAATATTGCTGGGATTTCCCTTTGTAGGCCGGCTGTGGTGCGCGGTTTGCCCGTTTATGATTTATGGGGAAATCACGCAAAAGCTTTCCTTGTGGCTGTTTCCCCGCAAGCTCAAAACCTGGCCACGACACGAAGCTGAGCAGTGGGGCGGATGGTTTTTGTTTGGCTTATTCGCCTTAATTTTCTTGTGGGAAGAACTGTGGAATTTAGAAAACACCGCTTATCTTTCCGCGTGCTTGTTGCTATTAATTACTGCCGGCGCAATGATTTTTTCAGCGATTTTCGAGCGCCGGTTTTGGTGCCGGTATCTCTGCCCGATTGGGGGAATGAACGGTTTATTTGCCAAACTATCGATGACGGAATTACGAGCGCAGCAAGGCACTTGTTCTGCTGAATGTACAACTTATCAGTGTTATAAAGGCGGGCCGCAAAAAGGAGAAGGATTGGAAACCGGCGGCTGTCCGTTATACTCGCATCCAGCCCAGCTAGAAGATAACCGGGATTGTGTGTTATGTATGACCTGTCTCAAAGCCTGCCCACACCGTTCGGTAGAGTTTAATTTGCGGCCACCAGGCATTGAATTATGGACAACGCATACGCCGCGTATTTATGAAGTGGCGTTGTTAATGTTACTCTTGGGCGGCGTCTTTCTGCATCGGCTGCCGGAATTACAATCTTGGCTGAATTTGTCGTTAAATGGTAGTGAGTTTTGGGTGCATTTAGGATTATCAGTTGCGGCTTTAACATTGCCTGCCGGCATCCCGTTTCTCGCTTATGGCTTGATGCAGCTTATTCATCTTTTCTTTCCAAAAAATCCCAAACCTAAGCCATTTGTCGAGTTAGCTTATGGATATTTGCCTCTCGTATTGGGGGCGAATTTGGCTCACTATTTGCGCCTGGGGTTAGGAGAAGCCGGACGTATTCTGCCGGTGAGTTTTGCAACATTTGGCTTAAACACGCAAGCGGTGCCGGTGGTGGTTGCACACCCCGCAGTGATTGCCTTTTTGCAGGGAACAACCCTAATAGCCGCAGTGTTGCTAAGCGTAGTGTTAACACAAAAAATCGCTCGGCAGCCGATGCGAGCGACTTTTCCCCAACATATCGCAGCCGTTGTTTTAGCTGCCGGCTTGTGGGTGCTGATTGTTAGTTACTAA
- a CDS encoding EAL domain-containing protein: protein MADTKTRRELDGSIMKRERTPPQHLARIVLSYAFLSSVWLLFSELLLKLLTKDSSTATHLQTIKDWAFIPISSGILYVLICQSWQLMQENQSLLEALVEGSTDAIFVKNLQGHYAIVNAAAARILGKPAEKIIGQDDTALLSPAIAQKNQEIERNIISAGQAQTSEETITTKGSSHTYLVRKEVYRNPQGNVIGLIGIWQDITERKHLEKTLHRTEQTLQTFIQSAPVAINIIDPDGNVQRWNPAAEKMFGWSEQQVKGQFLGKLADNKPVEVQKFVNIWRYGGVFTGVETQWSRQDGTDIDISIFMSPLRDPTGNFTGTISMITDITERKRLERQHEQLIAQLQRETQELAALSAVTANGISTLNLEELLDVLLRRIVEVMQADTAVILLKENAHLYVRASIGIEEEVSAGFSVAIGQGFAGTIAATMQPLYIEDAQTDPRVSSQFLKDRGIRTMLGVPLKRNDTLVGVLHIDWLKIHPYNDRDIYLLEVTGERCAMAIFNAQLYEQTKQLQERLRSVIENMPVMMCALDAEKNVIVWNQECERVTGFGAQEMVGNPQAIELILPDAAYRKQMLSRRNIHWNNCRDWEWQLHCKDGSVRTVAWYNISQQFPVPGWATWAIGIDVTNRVQAEEELRHHAFYDPLTNLPNRTLFLQRLEQLVGQRSDGDTGFFAVLYLDLNRFKFVKYSLGHGVAEQLLIIMSRRLKACLSSTDMMARLGTDEFAILLENIQDVNDATRIAEKIYQHLSLPFNVDGHEVFTTTSIGVAVSEAGYSRPEDVLRDADTAMHQAKMQNQAHYVVFDPTMQATALERLLLETDLQRAIERRQLRVYYQPIVSLSTGKITGFEALVRWFHPKRGMISPCTFIPLAEETGLIGLIDRWVLLEACRQLGIWQQELPNAMPLTMSVNLSVIQLGQLGMIERLDWILRHSGVDGRNLKLELTESAIMKNTTAELAMLDQLKALGIQLSIDDFGTGYSSLARLHQLPIDTLKIDRSFVNEIAANGEHCEIVQTIITLAHSLGMDAIAEGVETAQQLAQLQTLECEYAQGYFFSRPVDSETAKALLLSGIPLA, encoded by the coding sequence ATGGCAGATACAAAAACGCGACGCGAATTAGATGGATCAATTATGAAACGCGAACGCACCCCCCCACAACATTTGGCTCGGATAGTATTGAGCTACGCCTTCTTAAGCAGTGTTTGGCTGCTTTTTTCCGAGCTGCTGCTGAAGCTTTTGACAAAAGACTCAAGCACTGCCACACATTTGCAAACTATTAAAGACTGGGCATTTATCCCGATCAGCAGTGGAATTTTGTACGTCTTAATATGTCAAAGCTGGCAATTAATGCAAGAAAACCAAAGTCTTTTAGAGGCACTTGTGGAAGGCTCAACCGATGCTATTTTTGTAAAAAATCTGCAAGGACACTATGCCATCGTTAACGCTGCTGCCGCTCGCATTTTGGGAAAACCGGCAGAGAAAATTATTGGACAAGATGACACAGCGCTACTTTCGCCGGCAATCGCTCAGAAAAATCAAGAGATTGAACGCAACATCATCAGTGCCGGCCAAGCTCAAACGAGCGAAGAAACGATCACCACAAAGGGCAGTAGTCATACCTATTTGGTTAGAAAAGAGGTTTATCGCAATCCGCAAGGCAACGTGATCGGTTTGATTGGGATCTGGCAAGACATCACTGAGCGCAAACACCTAGAGAAAACTTTACACCGAACCGAACAAACTCTACAGACATTCATTCAATCCGCGCCGGTTGCTATCAATATCATTGATCCTGATGGCAATGTTCAACGGTGGAATCCCGCTGCCGAAAAAATGTTTGGCTGGAGTGAACAACAAGTGAAGGGACAGTTTCTCGGTAAGCTTGCTGACAACAAGCCTGTAGAAGTCCAAAAATTTGTTAATATCTGGAGATACGGAGGTGTATTTACGGGGGTGGAAACACAGTGGAGCCGGCAAGATGGTACGGATATTGACATCAGTATCTTTATGTCGCCCCTGCGTGATCCTACGGGTAATTTTACCGGGACGATCAGCATGATTACGGATATCACCGAGCGTAAGCGTCTGGAACGGCAGCACGAACAGTTAATCGCGCAACTCCAACGAGAAACCCAAGAGTTAGCCGCGCTGAGCGCTGTCACCGCCAATGGGATCAGCACCTTAAATCTTGAAGAACTGCTAGATGTATTGCTCAGGCGCATTGTGGAGGTAATGCAGGCTGATACAGCCGTAATTCTTTTAAAAGAAAATGCTCACCTCTACGTTCGCGCCAGCATCGGAATTGAAGAAGAAGTCAGCGCCGGCTTCAGTGTTGCCATCGGACAGGGGTTTGCCGGCACCATTGCCGCAACCATGCAGCCGCTTTATATAGAAGACGCGCAAACTGATCCCCGTGTGAGCAGTCAGTTTCTCAAAGACAGGGGCATTCGCACCATGTTAGGCGTCCCACTGAAGCGCAACGACACTCTGGTGGGCGTTCTGCATATAGATTGGTTGAAAATTCATCCCTACAATGATCGTGATATTTATCTGCTAGAAGTCACCGGCGAACGTTGCGCGATGGCGATTTTCAACGCTCAGTTGTATGAACAAACCAAACAACTGCAAGAGCGCTTGCGTAGCGTGATTGAAAATATGCCGGTGATGATGTGCGCCTTAGACGCAGAAAAAAACGTTATCGTTTGGAACCAAGAGTGTGAGAGAGTCACCGGCTTTGGGGCACAGGAAATGGTGGGTAATCCCCAAGCGATTGAACTCATCCTTCCTGATGCAGCTTATCGCAAACAGATGCTAAGCCGGCGAAATATTCACTGGAACAATTGCCGAGATTGGGAATGGCAACTTCATTGCAAAGATGGCAGTGTGAGAACGGTTGCTTGGTATAACATTTCCCAGCAATTCCCGGTTCCTGGTTGGGCAACGTGGGCCATTGGCATAGATGTGACCAACCGGGTGCAGGCGGAGGAAGAACTGCGGCACCATGCGTTTTACGATCCACTAACAAACTTACCGAACCGGACTTTATTTTTACAGCGTTTGGAACAGTTAGTTGGACAAAGAAGCGACGGTGATACCGGCTTTTTTGCAGTGCTGTATTTAGACTTGAATCGCTTTAAGTTTGTTAAATATAGCCTAGGACACGGAGTTGCCGAACAGTTACTGATTATAATGTCTCGCCGGCTGAAAGCTTGCCTGTCCTCCACAGATATGATGGCGCGACTGGGAACAGATGAGTTTGCCATTTTGTTAGAAAATATTCAAGACGTTAACGATGCCACACGCATTGCTGAAAAGATTTATCAGCACTTAAGTTTGCCGTTTAACGTTGATGGCCATGAGGTGTTCACAACCACCAGTATTGGTGTGGCGGTTAGCGAAGCCGGTTATAGCCGGCCAGAGGATGTCCTGCGCGACGCCGACACCGCCATGCACCAAGCCAAAATGCAGAATCAGGCGCATTATGTCGTCTTCGACCCCACTATGCAAGCCACGGCTTTAGAACGCTTGCTATTAGAGACAGATTTGCAACGCGCCATTGAACGCCGGCAACTGCGCGTCTACTATCAGCCGATTGTTTCCCTCTCCACCGGCAAGATTACGGGTTTTGAGGCGCTGGTACGGTGGTTTCACCCCAAACGCGGCATGATTTCGCCCTGTACGTTTATTCCCCTGGCAGAAGAAACCGGACTGATCGGCCTGATTGATCGGTGGGTGCTGCTAGAAGCGTGCCGGCAACTAGGCATTTGGCAGCAGGAATTACCCAACGCAATGCCACTGACAATGAGTGTGAATTTATCGGTGATTCAGTTGGGGCAGTTGGGAATGATTGAGCGGCTTGACTGGATTCTGCGGCACAGCGGTGTTGATGGGCGCAATTTGAAGCTAGAGCTGACTGAAAGTGCGATCATGAAAAATACCACTGCTGAACTGGCAATGCTAGATCAACTAAAAGCTTTGGGAATTCAACTTTCAATTGATGACTTTGGCACCGGCTACTCTTCTTTGGCGCGTCTGCATCAGTTGCCAATTGATACGTTGAAGATTGATCGCTCGTTTGTGAACGAGATCGCAGCCAATGGAGAGCATTGTGAGATCGTTCAGACGATTATTACCCTGGCCCACTCGCTGGGCATGGATGCGATTGCAGAGGGGGTGGAAACAGCGCAACAACTGGCTCAACTGCAAACTTTGGAATGCGAATACGCCCAAGGATACTTTTTTTCTAGGCCGGTGGATAGTGAAACGGCAAAGGCTTTGCTGTTATCTGGCATACCGTTGGCTTAG
- a CDS encoding fatty acid desaturase: MTASIAKPDNLLSVPAESNLKLKDILKTLPRECFQKSRRKAWLTLTINVLLVGLGYLSLAIAPWFLLPVAWIFTGTALTGFFVVGHDCGHRSFANRRWVNDLVGHIMFLPLIYPFHSWRLLHNYHHKHTNKLNEDNAWQPWQQDVYAGLGSPLKWIYRRMRGRLWWLASVIHWAAMHFDWTRFEGKQRSQVKLSVFVVLAGAAIGFPVLIATTGIWGFVKFWLLPWLVYHFWMSTFTLVHHTAPEIPFTAAEEWNEAQAQLSGTVHCDYPGWVEFFCHDINVHVPHHISTAIPSYNLRLAYRSIKENWGEYLNEKQFSWSLMKEITDQCHLYDPDEYYRSFKDFHTSK; encoded by the coding sequence ATGACTGCATCGATTGCTAAGCCTGATAACTTGCTATCTGTTCCCGCCGAATCCAATCTAAAACTGAAAGACATATTGAAGACGCTGCCGCGTGAATGCTTTCAGAAAAGCCGGCGCAAAGCTTGGTTAACCCTAACGATTAATGTGTTATTGGTTGGCTTGGGATACTTGAGTTTGGCCATTGCGCCCTGGTTCCTCCTGCCGGTGGCGTGGATTTTCACCGGCACAGCCCTAACTGGTTTTTTTGTTGTGGGGCATGATTGTGGCCATCGCTCCTTTGCGAACCGCCGGTGGGTGAACGATTTGGTGGGCCATATCATGTTTCTGCCGTTGATTTACCCGTTCCATAGCTGGCGGCTGCTACATAATTACCACCACAAGCACACCAACAAGTTAAATGAGGATAATGCTTGGCAACCTTGGCAACAAGACGTTTATGCCGGCTTAGGAAGCCCCCTCAAGTGGATCTATCGGCGGATGCGGGGCCGGCTTTGGTGGTTAGCCTCAGTGATTCACTGGGCAGCGATGCACTTTGATTGGACGAGATTTGAAGGCAAACAGCGTTCCCAGGTCAAGCTATCTGTGTTTGTGGTGCTTGCCGGTGCAGCGATTGGGTTTCCTGTGCTGATCGCAACGACTGGCATCTGGGGATTTGTTAAATTTTGGCTATTACCCTGGTTGGTTTATCACTTCTGGATGAGTACGTTTACGCTGGTTCACCACACAGCACCAGAAATTCCGTTTACCGCCGCTGAAGAGTGGAATGAAGCGCAAGCTCAGCTTTCCGGGACAGTTCACTGCGATTACCCAGGTTGGGTTGAGTTTTTCTGTCACGATATTAACGTTCACGTCCCCCATCATATTTCTACAGCAATTCCTTCTTACAATTTGCGGTTAGCTTATCGCAGCATTAAGGAAAATTGGGGAGAATATCTCAATGAAAAGCAGTTTTCTTGGTCTTTAATGAAAGAAATTACTGACCAATGTCACTTGTACGATCCGGATGAATACTACCGAAGCTTTAAGGATTTTCACACTAGCAAGTGA
- a CDS encoding AAA family ATPase, producing MLENISLKNFKAFSSLEDLDIKPITILSGTNSCGKSSLLQSILLLKQTLESQSLNQTLLLNGRFVRLGTFENIIFQKKPENKVELKFSFAIRREDFPKNLGKRILPLTIFLRELFPWESSSKNSRDKEIEYFISYKVVLKTIKTKSKKYKLKPVLIDEIELITRTIGKEKEVMSESYIKANHKDGDCYDLFWENVKKRFYYSRASEGDAEELENKGQKTVEIEFSNLFPTGISSQEAEEVRPKSSSYRDAYIVLRRANDFLQSLLSSYSYIGPLREEPSRRYIYENEIIEIGNKGENAAYIYLSESEQLISGHYYYNSINDSFEKEEKKLKLSEAVQKWLNLMNIKKFSPEPQQEIIYLNLNASPLDSTRVSIADVGFGVSQVFPIVLEGLRMPRGSTLLLEQPEIHLHPNLQMDMADYFISLALSGKRVIVETHSDHIINRLVRRIVEDETSQLSQLIKIYFVGLTENGSLCEEICIDETLGIVNWPDSFFDQVAKEQQKIMLAGLKKRKAAKHK from the coding sequence ATGCTTGAAAATATTTCATTGAAGAACTTTAAAGCATTTAGTTCTTTAGAAGATTTAGACATTAAACCTATAACTATTTTGTCTGGCACAAATAGTTGTGGAAAAAGCTCTCTTTTGCAAAGCATTTTGCTGTTAAAACAAACTTTAGAAAGTCAAAGTTTAAACCAGACTCTCTTACTTAATGGGAGATTTGTGCGCTTGGGAACTTTTGAGAACATAATTTTTCAGAAGAAACCTGAGAACAAAGTAGAGTTGAAGTTCTCTTTTGCTATTCGTAGAGAAGATTTTCCTAAAAATTTAGGGAAGCGAATACTACCATTAACTATTTTTTTGAGAGAGCTATTTCCTTGGGAAAGTTCATCAAAAAATTCTCGTGATAAAGAAATTGAATATTTTATTTCCTACAAAGTAGTTCTAAAGACTATTAAAACTAAGTCTAAAAAATATAAATTAAAACCAGTTTTGATTGATGAAATTGAATTGATCACTAGGACGATAGGTAAAGAGAAAGAAGTGATGTCTGAGTCTTATATAAAAGCTAATCACAAAGATGGCGATTGTTATGATTTGTTTTGGGAAAATGTGAAAAAAAGATTTTATTATAGTAGAGCAAGTGAGGGTGATGCTGAAGAACTAGAAAATAAAGGCCAAAAAACAGTCGAAATTGAATTTTCAAATCTTTTTCCAACAGGCATTTCCTCTCAAGAAGCGGAAGAAGTTCGACCTAAATCATCTTCTTATAGAGACGCTTACATTGTGCTTCGGAGAGCAAATGATTTTTTACAGAGTTTGCTTAGCTCATACAGCTATATTGGACCTTTGAGAGAAGAGCCATCACGGAGATATATTTACGAAAATGAAATTATAGAAATTGGCAATAAAGGAGAAAATGCCGCATATATTTATTTATCAGAAAGTGAGCAATTAATTTCAGGACACTATTATTATAATTCTATAAATGACTCTTTTGAAAAGGAGGAGAAGAAGTTAAAACTTTCTGAAGCAGTTCAGAAGTGGTTAAATTTGATGAATATAAAGAAATTTAGCCCTGAACCACAACAAGAGATCATTTATTTGAATCTAAATGCAAGCCCACTAGATTCTACTCGTGTGAGTATTGCAGATGTTGGTTTTGGTGTTAGTCAAGTATTTCCTATTGTACTTGAAGGGCTACGGATGCCTAGAGGTAGTACCCTTTTACTTGAACAACCAGAAATTCATTTGCATCCAAATCTCCAAATGGATATGGCAGATTACTTCATTTCCCTAGCCCTTTCTGGGAAAAGGGTTATTGTTGAAACGCATAGTGATCACATAATTAATAGATTAGTAAGACGGATAGTTGAAGACGAAACTAGTCAGCTGAGCCAATTGATTAAAATTTATTTTGTTGGACTAACTGAGAATGGATCTTTATGCGAAGAGATATGTATTGATGAGACTCTTGGCATTGTGAACTGGCCTGACAGCTTTTTCGATCAAGTTGCAAAGGAGCAGCAGAAAATAATGCTTGCAGGTCTGAAGAAGAGAAAAGCTGCAAAGCATAAATAA
- a CDS encoding glycosyltransferase family 4 protein — translation MNILMLSSTFPYPPSRGGTELRTFNLLKYLNRHHHVTLVTQRHADVQDVEVEELRRWVSDLAIFPLPAASQPQPGLIGISGKVGRFLTSMVKVTPPNVLYRYSPAMQAWVDNYLQTGHCDVITCEHSVNEIYIKPQFRNSVRTVVNIHSSVSGWIRSHLEMGASPNPLRDRLYLNLLLERYEKRYCSKFTQIVVTTEDDKSQVKKFCAGTSIEVIPNGVDLELFPYRSHDPGNHRLVFVGAMDASHNIDAARFFALDVLPVLQQRYPDATFSIVGTRPTPEVLALASRPGVTVTGSVPSIAEQLHQASICVIPLRTGYGIKNKTLEAMAAGVPVVSGDRGLEGLDVKMNEPVKALRANRVEEYIAAISRLFEDGRLREQLSRNARALIETEYTWEAVGQRYEKVLSVVKC, via the coding sequence ATGAACATTCTGATGCTTTCCTCGACCTTCCCTTACCCGCCTAGCCGGGGAGGCACTGAACTGAGAACGTTTAACCTGCTCAAATACCTCAACCGGCACCATCATGTCACGCTGGTGACACAGCGCCACGCAGACGTTCAGGATGTGGAAGTTGAAGAACTGCGCCGATGGGTGAGCGATCTGGCGATCTTTCCCTTGCCGGCAGCATCCCAGCCGCAACCAGGACTGATCGGCATCTCTGGCAAGGTGGGACGCTTTCTCACTTCAATGGTTAAAGTGACACCGCCTAACGTCCTGTATCGCTACTCGCCGGCAATGCAGGCTTGGGTGGATAATTATCTGCAAACCGGCCACTGTGATGTGATTACTTGCGAGCATAGCGTGAATGAAATCTACATCAAGCCCCAGTTTCGCAACTCGGTTCGCACCGTCGTCAATATTCACAGTTCTGTCTCTGGCTGGATTCGCAGCCATCTGGAAATGGGAGCTTCTCCCAATCCTCTGCGGGATCGCCTTTATCTGAATTTGTTATTAGAACGCTACGAAAAACGCTATTGCTCTAAATTTACTCAAATAGTTGTTACTACAGAAGACGATAAAAGTCAAGTTAAAAAATTCTGCGCCGGCACTTCCATTGAAGTAATCCCCAACGGCGTAGATTTAGAGCTATTTCCCTATCGTTCTCACGATCCGGGTAATCATCGGCTGGTGTTTGTCGGGGCGATGGACGCCTCGCACAATATTGATGCGGCGCGATTCTTTGCGCTAGACGTGCTGCCGGTGTTGCAACAGCGCTATCCTGACGCCACCTTTAGCATCGTGGGGACAAGACCAACTCCGGAGGTTTTGGCACTCGCCAGCCGGCCTGGAGTGACCGTCACAGGGAGTGTCCCTTCCATCGCCGAACAATTGCATCAAGCCAGCATTTGCGTGATCCCCCTGCGAACCGGCTACGGGATCAAGAACAAAACCCTAGAAGCGATGGCAGCCGGAGTGCCGGTGGTGAGCGGAGATCGCGGCTTGGAAGGGTTAGATGTAAAGATGAATGAACCCGTCAAGGCATTGCGTGCAAACCGGGTAGAGGAGTATATTGCTGCCATCAGCCGGCTGTTTGAAGATGGCCGACTTAGAGAGCAGCTGTCTCGCAATGCGCGAGCACTGATCGAAACGGAATATACTTGGGAAGCTGTCGGTCAACGCTATGAAAAAGTTTTGAGTGTTGTTAAGTGCTAG
- a CDS encoding ATP-dependent Clp protease proteolytic subunit, with the protein MSFSLFDLFWVFIALASLQPAFQKRSLESRRVQALRQFEQDRNSRVIFLIHRQESISLLGIPLSRYISIEDSEQVLRAIRLTPPDVPIDLILHTPGGLVLATEQIARALIRHKAKVTVFVPHYAMSGGTMLALAADEIIMDENAVLGPVDPQLGNFPAASILKVVEDKPIGEIDDQTLIMADLSRKAIRQVQRFVRTLLEDSFPQQKTAPENIDNIIEKLTTGQITHDCPISVEEATELGLPVTVGLPTSIYSLMDLYPQPQGGRPTVQYIPMPYQPRPALPQPQTQPASSLKGSS; encoded by the coding sequence ATGAGTTTTAGTCTATTTGACCTGTTTTGGGTGTTTATCGCCCTTGCCTCCTTACAGCCGGCATTCCAAAAACGTTCTCTAGAATCCCGTCGCGTCCAAGCACTCAGACAATTTGAGCAAGATCGCAACAGTCGCGTTATCTTCCTCATTCACCGGCAAGAATCGATCAGCCTTCTTGGTATTCCCCTGTCGCGCTACATCAGCATCGAAGACTCAGAGCAAGTCTTGCGTGCAATTCGCCTCACGCCGCCTGATGTCCCCATCGATCTGATTCTGCACACCCCAGGCGGCTTAGTCCTAGCCACCGAACAAATTGCAAGAGCTTTAATTCGCCACAAAGCCAAAGTCACTGTCTTTGTGCCCCACTATGCCATGAGCGGCGGCACTATGCTGGCACTTGCTGCCGATGAAATCATCATGGACGAAAACGCCGTTTTAGGGCCGGTTGATCCGCAACTCGGCAACTTCCCCGCCGCCAGTATTCTTAAAGTCGTTGAAGACAAACCCATCGGTGAAATTGACGACCAAACGCTGATCATGGCAGACTTGTCGCGCAAGGCAATTCGGCAAGTGCAGCGGTTCGTGCGGACTTTGCTCGAAGATAGTTTCCCCCAGCAGAAAACTGCCCCAGAAAACATCGACAACATCATCGAAAAACTAACCACCGGCCAAATCACTCACGACTGCCCAATTTCGGTTGAGGAAGCCACCGAACTGGGATTGCCCGTCACCGTTGGTTTACCCACCTCCATTTACTCACTCATGGATCTCTATCCCCAACCCCAAGGTGGCCGGCCAACCGTACAATACATTCCCATGCCTTATCAACCCCGTCCCGCCTTGCCCCAGCCACAAACTCAGCCGGCATCGTCGCTGAAGGGGAGTTCTTAG
- a CDS encoding helix-turn-helix domain-containing protein, whose translation MTGVLNLNITETREHLKTLLTQQKTAQGKERVQALYLLKIGQVKTVQDLAVALGRNRVTLQRWLQKYRSEGLDGLLEVKKSQGRKPAIPKEVMEHLQKRLHESPAFHSYGEVKIWLQEQCGVEASYKVVHEAVRYRLKVNLKRAKPRNLRKAVGNLKD comes from the coding sequence ATGACAGGAGTTCTCAACTTAAATATTACAGAAACCCGTGAACACCTTAAAACACTGCTCACCCAACAAAAAACCGCTCAAGGTAAAGAAAGAGTTCAAGCACTGTACCTCTTAAAAATTGGCCAAGTCAAAACGGTTCAAGACTTGGCAGTTGCCTTGGGTAGGAATCGAGTTACCCTGCAACGGTGGTTACAAAAGTACAGATCCGAAGGACTCGACGGCTTGCTAGAGGTAAAAAAAAGCCAAGGTAGAAAGCCGGCTATCCCGAAAGAGGTAATGGAACATCTGCAAAAACGACTACACGAATCCCCAGCATTTCACAGTTATGGAGAAGTCAAAATTTGGTTACAAGAACAATGTGGTGTCGAAGCTTCTTACAAAGTCGTGCATGAAGCCGTTCGTTACAGGCTCAAAGTGAACCTGAAACGCGCGAAACCCAGAAACCTTAGAAAAGCTGTTGGTAATCTGAAGGATTAA